The sequence CTGATTTTTTAATGATACTTCCATAATGAATATTCAAATAGTGTCTAAACACAATTGAAAGTATCACGCCAAACTAGAAATTTGTTTTCTAAATTATCCTAGAGTTTTTTAAACAATAAGAACTGAGGTCCGCTTCTGCCTTCTCTCGTTTTACCTTCAAATTCATACCCGCTTTTGACATACAATTGAAAAGCTGAGGTATTTTTTTCGTTTACAGCTAAAACAATTTCATTGCAATCTGCAAAATGCTCTTTTATGAAATAATCGACTTCAATCATTGCTGATTTTCCAATTCCCTTTCCCTGAAAATTTGGGTTTACAGATAATGATCGAAGCAAAACCGAATCCGGATTTTCTGTAAGATCAAATTTATCTTCTCCAAAATCAAGCACAAAAAATCCGGCAATCTTTTCATCATAGTAAATGGTAATCGGGTAAGCAAAAAAATCTCCTTTGTGATTTCTCTCTTCTATTCTTTCTAAAGATTGCTTTGCAGTTGAGGTATACTGCGACTGGATATCATCCAGAACATAATCAAGTTCAGGAAGGTCTTCAGGTTGATAAAATTTTAATTCAATCATATTTTTAATGATGATAAATATCTTCGTACATTACTCCTGCTCGTATTTCTACCGCCAATTTATTTTCTTCAGGAACGATCGGGCAATTGTAATCATACGCATTGTAAGCACAGAAAGGCTGATAGGATTGATTAAAATCTAAAACAATCGTATTGCCGCTTGGAATTTTCAGATCCATATATTTTCCCCCACCATAAGTTTCTTTATTGTTGGTTTCATCATGAAAAGGAAGAAAAAGATGATCTTTATATTTTTCCATTTTCATTAAATCTAAACTTTGGTAAATGGTTAAGGTATAAGATTTTCCATCTAATTCAAAGGTTGCTTTCCCAAACTCCTGATACGATTTTGATTTTCCTGATGATGTTGGCAAATCAAAAGGTTGAGGATTTTCAGTTTTAATAAATCTTGCAATAACTCTGTATTTTAAATCAATCGGAAAGAAAGGATGTTGTTTAAATTTCGCAAAATTATCATCCCTAAGTGGTGTTTCTTTTGGATCTAAATATTCTTTATTTAAATCTTGCTGAAATTTCTTGATTTCTTTAATTTCTTTCGATTGCCGTTTATTATTTTGGGGAAATGCAAATACCGGAAGTATAAAAAATAGAAATAGGATATATTTTTTCATTGAATTATTCTGAAATTTTAATTCTATAAATATCTGACGAATTTCTTTTAATTGATTTCACAAAAAAACCACCTTCTTCAGGAATGATCTCTTTAAAATCAAAACTTGTACAGTCTTTCGGAAGTCCAGAAAACACCAATGTAAACCAAAAATCTCTCATAAAAGGAACTGCTGTCCAATTAGGATAAATCGTAATATTCTCTGCGTGAATCAACTTACTTTTGTGGCTGGAAGAATTGTCTACCAAGTAAGTCGTATTCCATATTCTGATAAGATTTCCCAAAAACGGTGACGCCGGAAAACAACAATGCACAATCACCTGCTTCTCTTCATCAACCTTTGTCTGAAGAGATTCCAGCAATTCTTTTGCGATAATGGGTTTTACAATGACTTCTTCCATGGGTTATGGGTAATGCAGAATCGGTAATGGGTAATATCTAAATTCGGTCAAATTCACATTACTCATTACCCATTATTTATATTTAATGTTTGAGTTCTAATTTTTCTTTGCTGTAAGCTCTCACTTTCTCTGTAAGTTCAGGATTGTTGGCTAATTTCTGTCCATAAGACGGAATCATTTCCAATAATTTTTCTTTCCATTCTCCATTGATTTTTTCAGGAAAACATTTTTCAAGAATATTAACCATTGCAAAAACTGCTGTTGAAGCTCCTGGAGAAGCACCCAATAAAGATGCAATCGTGCCTTGTTGATTAACTACGACCTCGGTTCCGAATTCAAGTTTTCCGCCTTGTTTACCGTCTTTTTTGATGACCTGAACACGTTGTCCTGCAACTTTCAGTTCCCAATCTTCTTCTTTGGCGTCTTTCACAAATTCTCTTAAATGCTGAATTCTCTGAGCTTTGGTCATCGCAACCTGCTGAACCAGATATTTTGTCAGTGGAATATTATGCCACCAAGCCCCGAACAATGATTTGATATTCTTTGTGTTGACACTTGCAGGCAAATCAAGATAATTTCCTTCTTTTAAAAATTTAGTGGAAAATCCGGCAAACGGACCAAACAACAAGGCTTTTTTACCATCAATAATTCTTAAATCTAAATGCGGAACCGACATTGGCGGTGCATCGACAGTTGCCTGAGTGTACACTTTTGCCTGATGTTTTTCTACCAACTCAGGATTGTGCGTCACCAACCATTCTCCGGAAACCGGAAAACCGCCGTAGCCTTCGCTTTCTTTAATGTCTGAACTTTCCAATAACGGCAATGCATACCCTCCGGCTCCGATGAAAACAAAGTCTGCAACCACTTCCTGCTTATGACTGTGGATTCTGTCTTTGACCTTCATTTCCCACTTTCCATCATCTCTTGGGTCGATGTCTTTTACTTCATGATACAAGAAAACTTCCACATTGGAGTCTTCAAGCAGATGTCTCCCCATTTTTCGAGTTAAGCTTCCGAAATTAACATCGGTTCCCAAATCCATTTTTGTGGCTGCCAGAACTTCTGATTCATTTCTTTTGCTCATCACCAAAGGAATCCATTCTCTTAGTTGGTCATGATCAGTTGAAAATTCCATTGCTGAAAACAATGGAGAATCTTTCATCGCATCGTGGCGTTTTTTAAGATATTCGGCATCTTTTTCTCCAAATACCAGACTCATGTGTGCACAAGAATTGATGAAATCTGAAGGAGTAGAAATATATTTTTTGTCAATAAGATAAGACCAAAACTGTTTTGAAATTTCAAATTGTTCGGCAATTTTTTCTGCTTTTGAAATATCGATTGTTCCGTCTTCATTTTCCGGTGTATAATTCAATTCGCAGAAAGCTGAATGCCCTGTTCCTGCATTATTCCAAGCGGCAGTACTTTCTTTGGCAAATCTTCCGAGTCTTTCAAAAATTGCTATTTCAAGATTTGGGTCAAATTCGTGAAGTAAAGTTGCTAAAGTGGCACTCATAATTCCGCCTCCGATTAAAACAACGTCGTATTTTGGTTTTGGCGTTCTGCTTAAAATTGTATTCGGCATTCCATTAAATTTACTACGAATTTCGGGAAAAGTTTTTTATTAAATGCGTGTTTAATGATTTTTAACACGATAATTTTGAATTGGATTTTTCAAATTATTCTCTCGCAGATTGAACGGATTTTGCAGATTTTTTAATTGATATTCTAAAAATTGAAATCACTAAAACTTTTGCTCAATAGGTGCAAAATGTTTGTAGAAATCAATATCACGGAGGAATTGGGAGCTCCGTAGGAGCAGGATGTTTGTATTATTCCACTCGTTTTTATCATAATTTACGCCTTGTTCTTTTCGCTTTCTTCTTGGCTCTTAAACATCGAATTGCAGCAGCCCGACTTGAACGGAGCTCTTTTTGCAGGAGCAAAGCGGAGGTAAAAAAGCGGGAGTGGAAGGCGGAAATAGCTGCCATAAAAAAACACCAGCAAATGAATGCTGATGTTCTATTTTTGATTTAATTTAAATTATTTTTAATTCAATTTTGCAGTCAGTTTCTTGAACTGTTTCTCTGCGTTTTTACCTTCATACAAAATCGCATAAATAGTATCAATGATAGGAAGTTCAAGATTTTTCTGTCTTGCCGTTTTATAAATTGAATCAGCAGCATAATATCCTTCAGCAACCATGTTCATCGACTGAATGGCGGATTTTACGGTATATCCTTTTCCAATGAGGTTTCCTAAGTTTCTGTTTCTTGAGAACAATGAATAAGCCGTCACGAGTAAATCTCCCAAATAAGCGCTCTCGTTGACATCTCTAGGTGCTTCATAAATCGCTTCGAGGAAGGTTTCCATCTCACGGATCGCATTGGACACGAAGACTGCTGTAAAGTTATCTCCATAGCCTAAACCGCTTGCAATACCCGCTCCGATTGCGAAAATATTTTTAAGAATGGCACTGTACTCATTTCCTAAAATATCTTTGCTAGAATTAACTTTAATAAAATCTGAATTAAAAATTCCGACCAATTTATCAGAAGTTTCATCTTCAACGGTAGCAACTGTAAGATAAGACAATCTTTCCATCGCAACTTCTTCTGCGTGACAAGGCCCAGCAATTACCGCCTGATTTCTGAAACCGATTTGGAATTCTTCCTTTAAATAGTGCGCTACGACATCATTGACTTTAGGAATTATCCCTTTGATTGCCGATACAAAAATTTTGTCTTTGTACTCACAGGTCATTTTATCCATCGTGTCTGACAGATAAATGGACGGAGTTGCCAAAACCACCACATCGCAAGCTGTAACCAACTCATTGATATCGGTTGTAAGCTTTAAATTTTTAAGATTAAAATTAACTGCCGTAAGATACGTCGGGTTGTGACCACGAAGCTCGATTGCACCTTTTACAAATTCACTTCTCACGCACCAATGTACTGTTTTACAGTTTTCAACAAGCATTTTCACAATCGCTGTAGCAAAACTTCCGCTGCCGACAACTCCTACGGAAATGTCTTTTTTAGGCTTTTTTGAGTTCGCTGATTCTGAAATTGTTTTCTTTTTCGCCATAATTAAAGTGTGAACTGCAAATATATTAAAACAAAGAAATAACAAGACTTTATAAATCTGATAAACCTCATTTTTTGAAAAATTTAACATTACTATACAATTAAATATCTAAAAATCCGTTAAGTATAGATTATCATAAATTTAAATTAAAGATATCGCTCAAATATTATTTTTAATTAAATTTGCACCCTTAAAACGGTTTTTAAATTCTAAGAAAGAGAAAATGAAGAAATTTTTAAGAAGCAAAAAGAAGGTAAACATTCTGATTGGAGGACTTTTACTGATAGTTTTTGCACAAAGTATTTTTATCGCCAGCTTATTTTCGAAAAAAGATGATAAAAATTACGAAGTCAATCTGGTAAAAATAAACACCGAAAAAGACAGTGTAGATTACCTGAAAATGAAGACAGATCTTAATTTAGTAGATCAAACAGTAGGACAGCTGAACTCATTTTTAAAATCTAAAGACATCAAGAACGAAAAGCTCATGGTTCTTGATAGTGACAGTATCTCGAACTCTATTTATCTGGCAAAACAATCAAACAGATACAGCAAATATCTGATGGATTTGCAGAAAAAACTGATGCAGGTTCCTTTGGGAATGCCGAGTGAAGGTTACATTTCATCTAATTTTGGAATCAGAAAAAACCCAATTCCATTCAAAACAGTGTATGCATCTGTAAAATCAACTGCAGAAGCAAAGCCAGCAGTTGTTGCTGTAGCCGCTCCAAAACCTGAAGTAAAAGCAGAACCTTACGAAAAAATATTAGAAGTTACGGACAGCTACGGAAATAAACGTGAGGTAAAAGTTTGGGTAACGCCAAAAGCTAAAACAGAAGCCGTTGCCGCTGCTCCAACAGCTTCTTCTACGAAAACTGTTGCTACAAATACATCAAAAGCACCGGAGAAAAATAATCCACCTGCAGAAGCTGACCAAATGCAGTTTCATAAAGGTTTAGACATTGCCGTGCCGTTTGGGTCTGATGTAATTGCTACAGCAGCCGGAACAGTTATTTTTTCAGGACAAAAGGGAGGTTACGGAAACTGTGTGATTGTTTCCCACGGAAATGGTCTGGCAACACTATACGGACACTTATCACAGTTAGTTGCTAAAGCAAATGACAAAGTAAAAGTAGGACAAGTGATTGCAAAATCTGGAAACTCAGGACGTTCTACTGGACCGCACCTTCATTATGAAGTACACAAAAACAATACGCCGGTAAATCCGAAATTGTTTATGAATTTATAAAAGAAAATTGATCTTTATAGAGTTTCGGCGGCACCTTTGGTGCCGCCGAAACTCTTTTATATAAATAATAAATAAGAATGAATTATTTTATAATTTTAATCATTCCTTTTGGATGATCTGATGAACCGTCTTTTTTCAAGATATTTGAATAAATAATATTCTTATTATAGTCCTGAACATTTACAACGTTTACACCAGCTTTAGCTTCGTACCAATAGACCATAAATACATTTTTTGAAACTTCTGTTGCAGTGTATCCAACTGTATCTGCAAGTCCTTTTACTTCACCTTTTGTTCCGACATAAGACATGGTTTTATTGTCCTTAAAATCTAAAACAAATTGAACAGCCCCAAAGTTCACTTCTACTTTTCGTCCAATCGCAGGATAAGGTGATCTTAAATCCCAATTCATTTCGCCTAAGAAAACCTTGACTCCCATTGTCAATTCATCTTTTCCGGGAAGATTTGGATATTTATTAACCATAAAATTAACAATCGCATCTGAAGTTTTATTTTCGGCGACTGCTTTTTTATAATTTTCAAGATAATTTTTTACAAAATCCAACGAGCTTGGAGAAAGAGTCAGTTTTGCAAAATGGGAAGATACAACCTGTGTAGCATTCAATGCTTTCATAGCATCAATTTGCCCGATCCATTGATCGATAGCTTTTTGATTCTGTGTATCGGCCATCCAGAGATGAGAATCTACAGAAACTGAAATTCCTCCAACAACCGTTTTCAATGATGGAATCCAAAGAAAACTATGCGCTGAATCATCAAGGTTTTGTTTAAGTTCAATTTTATTTCCTTCCAAATCTGGAATTGAATTTACTGCTTCTGGAATAATAATTTCTGAAGGAGCATCCTCTTTCAGTTGAGGTTTCCAAACTGCAAGTTTATCATCTTTTGAAGCCGAAATAAGATAAGCTGTCTGTGCTGTGGAAATAATTTTCACATTTGGGAAAGCTTTCTTGATGACATCCAATCCAAAATAAAAATCAGGATCGCTTTGAGAAATAAAAACTGTTTTCAGACTCTTTCCAGTCGCTTTGATTTTCTTGACAAGTTCTTCTGCATATTGCTTTTGAAACTGTGCATCGATAAGAATTGCATCTTTATCTCCGTAAATTATTGTTGAGGTAATGGGAAAGATCGCTTTTGAACCCGGATTGTAGACTTTAATCTTTAAATTTCCCGCAAATACGATGCTTACAAAACCAAATAAGACTATTAGTGATAATAATTTCTTTCC comes from Chryseobacterium sp. 3008163 and encodes:
- a CDS encoding GNAT family N-acetyltransferase; the protein is MIELKFYQPEDLPELDYVLDDIQSQYTSTAKQSLERIEERNHKGDFFAYPITIYYDEKIAGFFVLDFGEDKFDLTENPDSVLLRSLSVNPNFQGKGIGKSAMIEVDYFIKEHFADCNEIVLAVNEKNTSAFQLYVKSGYEFEGKTREGRSGPQFLLFKKL
- a CDS encoding DUF1684 domain-containing protein — translated: MKKYILFLFFILPVFAFPQNNKRQSKEIKEIKKFQQDLNKEYLDPKETPLRDDNFAKFKQHPFFPIDLKYRVIARFIKTENPQPFDLPTSSGKSKSYQEFGKATFELDGKSYTLTIYQSLDLMKMEKYKDHLFLPFHDETNNKETYGGGKYMDLKIPSGNTIVLDFNQSYQPFCAYNAYDYNCPIVPEENKLAVEIRAGVMYEDIYHH
- the mqo gene encoding malate dehydrogenase (quinone); the encoded protein is MPNTILSRTPKPKYDVVLIGGGIMSATLATLLHEFDPNLEIAIFERLGRFAKESTAAWNNAGTGHSAFCELNYTPENEDGTIDISKAEKIAEQFEISKQFWSYLIDKKYISTPSDFINSCAHMSLVFGEKDAEYLKKRHDAMKDSPLFSAMEFSTDHDQLREWIPLVMSKRNESEVLAATKMDLGTDVNFGSLTRKMGRHLLEDSNVEVFLYHEVKDIDPRDDGKWEMKVKDRIHSHKQEVVADFVFIGAGGYALPLLESSDIKESEGYGGFPVSGEWLVTHNPELVEKHQAKVYTQATVDAPPMSVPHLDLRIIDGKKALLFGPFAGFSTKFLKEGNYLDLPASVNTKNIKSLFGAWWHNIPLTKYLVQQVAMTKAQRIQHLREFVKDAKEEDWELKVAGQRVQVIKKDGKQGGKLEFGTEVVVNQQGTIASLLGASPGASTAVFAMVNILEKCFPEKINGEWKEKLLEMIPSYGQKLANNPELTEKVRAYSKEKLELKH
- a CDS encoding NAD(P)H-dependent glycerol-3-phosphate dehydrogenase; the protein is MAKKKTISESANSKKPKKDISVGVVGSGSFATAIVKMLVENCKTVHWCVRSEFVKGAIELRGHNPTYLTAVNFNLKNLKLTTDINELVTACDVVVLATPSIYLSDTMDKMTCEYKDKIFVSAIKGIIPKVNDVVAHYLKEEFQIGFRNQAVIAGPCHAEEVAMERLSYLTVATVEDETSDKLVGIFNSDFIKVNSSKDILGNEYSAILKNIFAIGAGIASGLGYGDNFTAVFVSNAIREMETFLEAIYEAPRDVNESAYLGDLLVTAYSLFSRNRNLGNLIGKGYTVKSAIQSMNMVAEGYYAADSIYKTARQKNLELPIIDTIYAILYEGKNAEKQFKKLTAKLN
- a CDS encoding M23 family metallopeptidase: MKKFLRSKKKVNILIGGLLLIVFAQSIFIASLFSKKDDKNYEVNLVKINTEKDSVDYLKMKTDLNLVDQTVGQLNSFLKSKDIKNEKLMVLDSDSISNSIYLAKQSNRYSKYLMDLQKKLMQVPLGMPSEGYISSNFGIRKNPIPFKTVYASVKSTAEAKPAVVAVAAPKPEVKAEPYEKILEVTDSYGNKREVKVWVTPKAKTEAVAAAPTASSTKTVATNTSKAPEKNNPPAEADQMQFHKGLDIAVPFGSDVIATAAGTVIFSGQKGGYGNCVIVSHGNGLATLYGHLSQLVAKANDKVKVGQVIAKSGNSGRSTGPHLHYEVHKNNTPVNPKLFMNL
- a CDS encoding MBL fold metallo-hydrolase, yielding MLGKKLLSLIVLFGFVSIVFAGNLKIKVYNPGSKAIFPITSTIIYGDKDAILIDAQFQKQYAEELVKKIKATGKSLKTVFISQSDPDFYFGLDVIKKAFPNVKIISTAQTAYLISASKDDKLAVWKPQLKEDAPSEIIIPEAVNSIPDLEGNKIELKQNLDDSAHSFLWIPSLKTVVGGISVSVDSHLWMADTQNQKAIDQWIGQIDAMKALNATQVVSSHFAKLTLSPSSLDFVKNYLENYKKAVAENKTSDAIVNFMVNKYPNLPGKDELTMGVKVFLGEMNWDLRSPYPAIGRKVEVNFGAVQFVLDFKDNKTMSYVGTKGEVKGLADTVGYTATEVSKNVFMVYWYEAKAGVNVVNVQDYNKNIIYSNILKKDGSSDHPKGMIKIIK